In the genome of Dyadobacter fermentans DSM 18053, the window GGCAGGGGCTTGTGGCCGCCATCCTGGCAGGAATGATCCTGCTTACGACGCGGAAGAGCCGGCCCGCTTTCCGGTACAATCTGCTGGCAGGACTGATGCTCCTGTTCGTTGCCGGCACCGTGCTGACGTTCAACCTCACCTTGCGCGGCTCGCACGATGCACCGGCGGTGACAACCGGCCTGGCCCGGGAATGGGTTAATCAGGCCATTTTCCAGCATCCGGCAAGCCCGGTAGTCGCTGCCACGGACGCGAACTGGATAGCGCTCATTACCGGCTTTTTCAGTGCCCATGCGCAGATGATTGTGACGGTTTGGTTTCTGGTTTTTGCATTGAAATCCTTGCAGGCTGCCAGCGGGCTGCTTTATCTGCACAGGATCACCCGGTCGGTATCGGCACCGGGCATGCAATGGGTCGTCCGGTTCTATGAGCTTGCCGGGCGGATGCAGGTGAATCAGGAAATAGAATTGCGGGAATCGGCGCAGATTGCCGTGCCGATGGTGATCGGTTTTCTGAAACCGGTGGTGCTGGTGCCGCTGGGCATGCTGGCGAATTTGCCGGCGGCGCAGGTGGAGGCCATTCTCCTGCACGAGCTTGCGCACATCCGCCGGCGCGATTACCTGGTGAACCTAGTCCAGATCTTCTGTGAAAATGTGTTTTTCTTCAACCCGGCGGTTTTGTGGATTTCCAAACTGATCCGCGAGGAGCGCGAGCATTGCTGTGATGATCTGGCGATCGGTGTCATGCAAAACAAAACTTCGTTCGTTCATGCCCTCGTATCATTTCAGGAATACAACCAGTCGCGCCCGACATTTGAGATGGCCTTTTCCCAAAAGCGTAACCATTTGCTGGACAGGATCAAACGCATTATCAATAACAATAATAAACCACTTGATGCCATGGAAAAACTATTTGTAACATTCAGTCTGGCAGCGGCGATCACGTTGTCGGCGGCAACTGCACCCGAAAAGCCGGCCATCCCACGTGCTGTGTTTAAGCAGCCGGAGAGTCGGATGGCGGAGCTAAAAACGCCGGAAGCACAAAAAATTGCGGCTATTCAGGAACCAGACACGCTGCCCCGGAAAAAGCGGACCGACATGGCGATTCATTCGGCGAACGTACGCGGCGCACGCGAGGGGATCAGTACGTATAATGTAACCCGTAACGGCAGGCAGTATGAGATCGTGAAGCGCAATGGTAAAATGGTTTCGCTATGGGTCGACGACCAGGAGATCGCCGAAGGTGATTATTCCAAATATCAATCCGAGATCGACGAGATCATGGAGGAAATTAAAGTCCAGCATGAACTCGCCGAAAAACAGCGCGCAGAAGCCGAAGAAATGCGGAAACTGGCGGATGTGCAGCGCCGCGAGGCAGAGAAGCAACGCGAGGCAGCGAATGAAATCCGGAAGCTGGCCGAAGTGCAGCGGCGTGACGCCGATAAACAACGCGAACAAGCACACGTAATGCGCCTGGAAGCGGAAAAGCACCGGGAACAAGCCGCCCGGATACGCGTGGAAGCGGCCAAACAGCGGGAGCACGCGGACGAGATGCGATTGCAGGCGGAAAAGCACCGCCAATTGGCCGAGGAGCAGCGCAAACAAGCCGACGGAATGCGAAAGGAGGCCGAAAAGGAACGGGAAGCTTATGTGAAAAAGCAGGAAGGCGTAATCGAGGAGCTGATTAAGGGCGGGATTGTGAAAAGCCGGGATGATGTGTCGTTCAAGCTGGCTGACGATGAGCTGATTGTGAATGGCGAAAAGCAGCCGGCCGAATTGCACCAGCGGCTTAAATCGAAGTACCTGGGCGACGATGCCGGAGGGAAAACGGAAATGTATTACAACTTCAACGGCCGGTCGGGCTATTCCAGAAGCCGCTAGCGAGCAGTAAAACCGTTCATGCGGTGCGTTTAATAGGAAGTAACCACGAAAAACTTCCCGATTGCCATGCATCGCAGGACATTCATACAAAATACATCCATCGCACTGGCCGGGGCCGCATTGGCTCCCGGCCTTGCCGTTTCGGGCCAGGCAGCGCAGAACAAGCTGCCCAAATGGAAAGGCTTCAATCTACTCGATTTCTTTTCGCCAGACCCCGCCAAAGGCCGTAAGCCCACCACCGAGGAACAGCTCAAATGGATGAGCGACTGGGGCTTCGATTTCATTCGCATTCCGATGGCCTACCCGGCTTACCTTAAATTCGATCGCAGCAAAAACATCACGCCGGAAGAAGTGTACCAGATCGACGAGCGGGCCGTGGAACGGATCGATAAGCTCGTGGCCGCGGCGCACAAATACAACATGCACGTGAGCCTGAACCTCCACCGGGCGCCGGGTTACTGCATTAATGCGGGTTTTAACGAACCCTACAACCTCTGGACCGACCAGAAAGCCCTCGATGCATTCTGCTTCCACTGGAATATGTGGGCTAAACAATATAAAAATGTGAGCTCTGCACGGATCAGCTTCGACCTGCTGAACGAGCCGAGCATGCGCGCGGATATGAACGACCAGCATTCGAAACGCTCATCGGTGCCTGGTGACGTTTACCGCAAACTCGCGATTGCCGCGTCGGAAGCGATCCGGAAGGAAAACCCGGGACACCTGATCATCGCCGACGGCAACGACGTAGGTACATCGGTCATCCCCGAGCTGGCCGACCTCGACATTGCACAAAGCTGCCGCGGCTACCACCCGGGCATTATTTCGCATTACAAAGCGCCCTGGGCCACGAAAGATCCCGACAATGTGCCGGAACCAAAATGGCCCGGGCAGGTAGGCGACCAATACCTCAGCCGGGCCATGCTGGAAAAGTTTTACAAGCCGTGGATTGAGCTCGTCAAAAAGGGCGTGGGCGTGCATTGCGGCGAATGCGGCTGCTGGAATAAAACGCCGCACGCGGTTTTTCTGGCCTGGTTTAACGACGTGCTCGACATCCTGTCATCGAACGGCATCGGCTTTTCGCTATGGGAATTCGCCGGCGACTTCGGCGTGCTCGACTCCCGCCGCGATGATGTTGCGTACGAAGACTGGTACGGCCACAAGCTGGACCGCAAGTTGCTCACGCTCCTGATGAAATACTGATTACTTATCCAGTTCCGCCAGCAATCCGGGGATATTCAAACTACGTGTGTACATTTCGATGGAGCCGTCGGGCTGGTATTCCCACGATTCCTGCGGCCTGTCCCAGTACAGTTCCACGCCGTTGCCGTCGGGATCGTTCAGGTATAATGCTTCGGAAACGCCATGATCGCTGGCACCGGTAAGCGGGTAGCCTGCTTTGATGAGGCG includes:
- a CDS encoding M56 family metallopeptidase → MNWNFIDQPAARQWVEAMCLMLMHSLWQGLVAAILAGMILLTTRKSRPAFRYNLLAGLMLLFVAGTVLTFNLTLRGSHDAPAVTTGLAREWVNQAIFQHPASPVVAATDANWIALITGFFSAHAQMIVTVWFLVFALKSLQAASGLLYLHRITRSVSAPGMQWVVRFYELAGRMQVNQEIELRESAQIAVPMVIGFLKPVVLVPLGMLANLPAAQVEAILLHELAHIRRRDYLVNLVQIFCENVFFFNPAVLWISKLIREEREHCCDDLAIGVMQNKTSFVHALVSFQEYNQSRPTFEMAFSQKRNHLLDRIKRIINNNNKPLDAMEKLFVTFSLAAAITLSAATAPEKPAIPRAVFKQPESRMAELKTPEAQKIAAIQEPDTLPRKKRTDMAIHSANVRGAREGISTYNVTRNGRQYEIVKRNGKMVSLWVDDQEIAEGDYSKYQSEIDEIMEEIKVQHELAEKQRAEAEEMRKLADVQRREAEKQREAANEIRKLAEVQRRDADKQREQAHVMRLEAEKHREQAARIRVEAAKQREHADEMRLQAEKHRQLAEEQRKQADGMRKEAEKEREAYVKKQEGVIEELIKGGIVKSRDDVSFKLADDELIVNGEKQPAELHQRLKSKYLGDDAGGKTEMYYNFNGRSGYSRSR
- a CDS encoding glycoside hydrolase family 5 protein yields the protein MHRRTFIQNTSIALAGAALAPGLAVSGQAAQNKLPKWKGFNLLDFFSPDPAKGRKPTTEEQLKWMSDWGFDFIRIPMAYPAYLKFDRSKNITPEEVYQIDERAVERIDKLVAAAHKYNMHVSLNLHRAPGYCINAGFNEPYNLWTDQKALDAFCFHWNMWAKQYKNVSSARISFDLLNEPSMRADMNDQHSKRSSVPGDVYRKLAIAASEAIRKENPGHLIIADGNDVGTSVIPELADLDIAQSCRGYHPGIISHYKAPWATKDPDNVPEPKWPGQVGDQYLSRAMLEKFYKPWIELVKKGVGVHCGECGCWNKTPHAVFLAWFNDVLDILSSNGIGFSLWEFAGDFGVLDSRRDDVAYEDWYGHKLDRKLLTLLMKY